From Microbacterium croceum, a single genomic window includes:
- a CDS encoding ABC transporter ATP-binding protein: protein MNEPLLQVDGLSVEFQTPDGWRQVTYDVSFRVDRRKTLALVGESGSGKSVTAMSILDLLPANARRTGRILFDGVDLVPLRDKGLRPLRGSRIATIFQEPMTALNPVYTIGHQLAEALTSHHHDLDRKTVRDRAIQLLRDVHMPDPEEKVDHYPHQLSGGQRQRAMIAMAISSEPDLLIADEPTTALDVTVQAEILDLISEIQERMGMAVLIITHDMGVVADIADDVVVMKDGRVVEGAPSAELFRSPKQEYTQALLAAVPHLGKADDFLSAARNKLRIDGVTAATPLPETVLRLQDAVIRYPGRWRRPGFQAINGIDLEVARGEIVGLVGESGSGKSTIGKAAIGLLPVTEGVLEVRGERITGRPGRALRQLRRHVTMVFQDPASSLNPRRTIGQAISDPLLWQGLVRDPRARRTRAKELLEQVQLDPDWCDRFPHELSGGQRQRIGIARAIATDPVLMIADEPTSALDVSVQAQVLDLFLALQRELGFSCLFISHDLSVVETLSNRVVVLRHGDVIEEGPTEEVLHHPSDDYTKRLIAAAPVPDPEIQQVRRAERLALRRG from the coding sequence ATGAACGAACCGCTGCTGCAGGTCGACGGCCTGTCCGTCGAGTTCCAGACGCCGGACGGCTGGCGTCAGGTCACCTACGACGTCTCGTTCCGCGTCGATCGGCGCAAGACTCTCGCCCTGGTCGGCGAATCGGGGTCGGGCAAGTCGGTCACCGCGATGTCGATCCTGGATCTGCTGCCCGCCAACGCCCGGCGCACCGGACGCATCCTCTTCGACGGCGTCGACCTCGTGCCGTTGCGCGACAAGGGGCTCCGGCCGTTGCGCGGGTCCCGGATCGCGACGATCTTCCAGGAGCCGATGACCGCGCTGAACCCGGTGTACACGATCGGCCATCAGCTGGCCGAGGCGCTCACCAGCCATCATCACGACCTCGACCGGAAGACCGTCAGGGACCGCGCGATCCAGTTGCTGCGCGATGTGCACATGCCCGATCCGGAGGAGAAGGTCGATCACTATCCGCACCAGCTCTCGGGAGGACAGCGCCAGCGCGCCATGATCGCGATGGCCATCTCGTCCGAGCCCGATCTGCTGATCGCCGACGAGCCGACGACCGCTCTCGACGTCACCGTGCAGGCCGAGATCCTCGACCTGATCTCCGAGATCCAGGAACGGATGGGGATGGCGGTGCTGATCATCACCCACGACATGGGCGTGGTGGCCGATATCGCCGACGACGTCGTCGTCATGAAGGATGGCCGTGTCGTGGAGGGCGCCCCGTCGGCGGAGCTGTTCCGCTCCCCGAAGCAGGAGTACACGCAGGCACTTCTCGCCGCGGTGCCGCACCTCGGCAAGGCCGACGACTTCCTCTCGGCCGCGCGCAACAAGCTGCGCATCGACGGAGTGACCGCAGCCACGCCGCTGCCCGAGACGGTGCTGCGGCTGCAGGATGCCGTCATCCGCTACCCGGGTCGCTGGCGGCGCCCCGGGTTCCAAGCCATCAACGGCATCGATCTGGAGGTCGCGCGCGGTGAGATCGTCGGCCTCGTGGGCGAATCCGGCTCGGGCAAGTCGACGATCGGCAAGGCCGCGATCGGCCTGCTGCCCGTGACGGAGGGCGTGCTGGAGGTGCGCGGCGAGCGCATCACCGGCCGACCGGGTCGCGCGCTGCGGCAGCTGCGGCGACACGTGACGATGGTGTTCCAGGATCCCGCGTCATCGCTGAACCCCCGGCGCACCATCGGGCAGGCCATCTCCGACCCGCTGCTCTGGCAGGGGCTCGTCCGCGACCCCCGCGCCCGCCGGACGCGAGCCAAGGAGCTGCTCGAGCAGGTGCAGCTCGACCCGGACTGGTGCGACCGCTTCCCGCACGAGTTGTCGGGCGGCCAGCGTCAGCGCATCGGCATCGCCAGAGCGATCGCCACCGATCCGGTGCTCATGATCGCCGATGAGCCGACCTCCGCACTCGACGTCTCGGTGCAGGCGCAGGTGCTCGATCTGTTCCTCGCCCTGCAGCGCGAGCTCGGGTTCTCCTGCCTGTTCATCAGCCACGACCTCTCGGTGGTCGAGACGCTGTCGAACCGGGTGGTGGTGCTGCGGCACGGCGATGTGATCGAGGAGGGGCCGACCGAAGAGGTGCTGCACCATCCGTCGGACGACTACACGAAGCGTCTGATCGCCGCCGCACCGGTGCCCGATCCCGAGATCCAGCAGGTGCGCCGCGCCGAGCGGCTCGCGTTGAGGAGGGGATAG
- a CDS encoding LysR family transcriptional regulator, which yields METRRLEIFVALVDAGGFKQAAASLFITPPALSQQISRLEKDVGVALIDRTMRPIVPTEAGREFYFRCRRVLEAMQHITQLLDDERSHEFGRVRVGIVPAMMYSTPAKAVRRFIRAHPAANVQVRSIATSLLIDELEQGSIDVAVLLTQPDLKDLSSTTLFSEEYLACLPLDHALADQDEISFAELRSERILQGPRVANPAGYDAVVAACMRAGFSPRTLEVMGSYMDHAAMVSAGMGVGFMPESLSDIHPHDVVYRRLVNPPVGLTASISWFERRLDSVGRAFVRHCITELSDLEGLTPTEGES from the coding sequence ATGGAGACCCGACGACTGGAGATCTTCGTCGCACTGGTCGACGCCGGGGGCTTCAAGCAGGCTGCCGCGAGCCTCTTCATCACGCCACCGGCGCTGTCGCAGCAGATCTCGCGACTCGAGAAGGATGTCGGCGTCGCGCTGATCGACCGCACCATGCGCCCGATCGTGCCCACCGAGGCGGGGCGGGAGTTCTACTTCCGCTGCCGGAGGGTGCTCGAGGCGATGCAGCACATCACCCAGCTCCTCGACGATGAGCGCAGCCACGAGTTCGGCCGCGTGCGCGTGGGCATCGTGCCCGCCATGATGTACAGCACGCCGGCGAAGGCGGTGCGTCGTTTCATCCGCGCGCATCCCGCCGCCAACGTGCAGGTGCGCAGCATCGCGACCTCGCTGCTGATCGATGAGCTGGAGCAGGGGTCGATCGACGTCGCCGTGCTCCTCACCCAGCCCGATCTGAAGGACCTGTCCTCGACGACGCTGTTCAGCGAGGAGTACCTCGCCTGCCTGCCGCTGGACCACGCCTTGGCCGACCAGGACGAGATCAGCTTCGCGGAACTGCGCAGCGAGCGCATCCTCCAGGGCCCCCGGGTGGCGAACCCGGCGGGCTACGACGCGGTCGTCGCGGCGTGCATGCGCGCCGGCTTCTCCCCGCGCACTCTCGAGGTGATGGGTTCGTACATGGATCACGCCGCGATGGTGTCGGCGGGCATGGGCGTCGGGTTCATGCCGGAGTCGCTGTCGGACATCCACCCGCACGATGTCGTCTACCGGCGACTGGTCAACCCGCCCGTGGGGCTCACGGCATCCATCTCGTGGTTCGAGCGCCGCCTCGACTCCGTGGGGCGGGCATTCGTCCGCCACTGCATCACCGAGCTCTCCGATCTGGAGGGCCTCACCCCAACCGAAGGAGAGTCATGA
- a CDS encoding carbon-nitrogen hydrolase family protein, producing the protein MKFAIGQMVSGEDKAANLAEIARLTEEAAAAGARLVVFPEFAMFDAPKLDEEFIKEGEPLDGPFVSGLAALARRTGVSIVAGMLETIEGEARGYNTLVLVTPDEGLSRVYHKLHLYDAFGFLESDHIRPGDIAGPVTFTIDDITVGMLTCYDLRFPEVAREHADAGVDLLLYPAAWMPGARKEDHWNTLARARAIENTLYVAAVSQGPSVGTGGSIIVDPMGITLGEIGERSGIAVADATPQRVAEVRSVNPSLANRRFTVVASA; encoded by the coding sequence ATGAAGTTCGCGATCGGCCAGATGGTCTCCGGCGAAGACAAAGCCGCCAACCTCGCGGAGATCGCGCGGTTGACCGAAGAGGCGGCCGCCGCCGGCGCACGCCTCGTGGTCTTCCCCGAGTTCGCGATGTTCGATGCACCGAAGCTCGACGAGGAGTTCATCAAGGAGGGCGAGCCGCTCGACGGTCCGTTCGTGTCCGGCCTCGCCGCCCTCGCGCGCCGGACCGGTGTCTCGATCGTCGCCGGGATGCTCGAGACCATCGAAGGCGAGGCGCGCGGCTACAACACGCTCGTGCTCGTGACGCCGGACGAGGGTCTCTCGCGGGTCTACCACAAGCTCCACCTGTACGACGCGTTCGGCTTCCTCGAATCCGACCACATCCGCCCCGGCGACATCGCGGGTCCGGTGACGTTCACGATCGACGACATCACCGTCGGGATGCTCACCTGCTACGACCTGCGCTTCCCCGAAGTGGCCCGTGAACACGCGGATGCCGGAGTCGACCTGCTGCTGTATCCGGCGGCTTGGATGCCCGGTGCGCGCAAGGAGGACCACTGGAACACCCTCGCCCGCGCACGGGCGATCGAGAACACCCTCTACGTGGCGGCCGTCTCGCAGGGGCCGTCGGTCGGCACCGGCGGCAGCATCATCGTCGATCCGATGGGCATCACTCTCGGAGAGATCGGCGAGCGGAGCGGCATCGCCGTGGCGGATGCCACGCCACAGCGCGTCGCCGAGGTGCGCTCGGTGAACCCCTCGCTCGCCAACCGTCGATTCACCGTGGTCGCCTCGGCCTGA
- a CDS encoding HpcH/HpaI aldolase family protein, producing MSHTLKQGAWLSDGSSAIGEIVAGLGYDFVVLDIEHGSFDLSILERFIPLLKGLGLEVLSKVLVPERGAIQQALDFGSDGVIIPHIESVEHAKRITDFAKFPPLGSRSLAGGRTMSYRGYSDEWIAAQDRDIKVFPMVEDPGALRDVEAIAALPTVDGIFIGPGDLAAMSGRGAYRQTEADFDDFRKVIAAARANDKPWVLPAWTTIEKEFAIAENADYVLLTMQHAAISEGYGNARALMDGLIANASVPAAS from the coding sequence ATGTCTCACACGCTCAAGCAGGGCGCCTGGCTGTCGGATGGAAGCAGCGCGATCGGCGAGATCGTCGCCGGACTCGGCTACGACTTCGTCGTGCTCGACATCGAGCACGGATCCTTCGACCTCTCGATCCTCGAGCGCTTCATCCCGCTGCTCAAGGGCCTCGGCCTGGAGGTGCTGTCCAAGGTGCTGGTGCCCGAGCGCGGCGCCATCCAGCAGGCCCTCGACTTCGGATCCGACGGCGTGATCATCCCCCACATCGAGAGCGTCGAGCACGCCAAGCGCATCACGGACTTCGCGAAGTTCCCCCCGCTGGGCTCGCGCAGCCTGGCGGGTGGTCGCACCATGAGCTACCGCGGATACTCCGACGAGTGGATCGCCGCCCAGGATCGCGACATCAAGGTGTTCCCGATGGTGGAGGACCCGGGTGCGCTCCGCGACGTCGAGGCGATCGCCGCGCTGCCGACCGTCGACGGCATCTTCATCGGCCCCGGCGACCTCGCCGCGATGAGCGGTCGCGGTGCCTACCGCCAGACCGAGGCGGACTTCGACGACTTCCGCAAGGTGATCGCCGCTGCCCGCGCGAACGACAAGCCCTGGGTGCTGCCGGCGTGGACCACGATCGAGAAGGAGTTCGCGATCGCCGAGAACGCCGACTACGTGCTGCTGACCATGCAGCACGCCGCGATCTCGGAGGGCTACGGCAACGCCCGCGCGCTGATGGACGGCCTCATCGCGAACGCGTCGGTCCCTGCCGCGTCCTGA
- a CDS encoding carboxymuconolactone decarboxylase family protein produces the protein MSHVNIGKVYAAPYTAMLEFSAQAAAAGVDAGLSPLLVELIKIRASQLNGCAFCLKMHVADAVKAGETSDRLAVLAGWWESQYFSAEEQAALQIAERVTLLSDHGRLADRGVDVDGVLTEKQIAAVTWLTVVINSWNRIAVSSHYPVAP, from the coding sequence GTGTCGCACGTGAACATCGGCAAGGTCTATGCAGCGCCCTACACGGCGATGCTCGAGTTCAGCGCCCAGGCTGCCGCCGCGGGAGTGGATGCCGGGCTGTCGCCGCTGCTGGTCGAGCTGATCAAGATCCGCGCCTCACAGCTCAACGGCTGTGCGTTCTGCCTGAAGATGCACGTCGCCGACGCGGTGAAGGCCGGGGAGACGTCCGACCGCCTCGCCGTGCTCGCAGGCTGGTGGGAGTCGCAGTACTTCAGCGCAGAGGAGCAGGCCGCCCTGCAGATCGCCGAGCGCGTGACCCTGCTGAGCGACCACGGACGCCTCGCCGATCGCGGTGTCGACGTCGACGGGGTGCTCACCGAGAAGCAGATCGCCGCGGTCACCTGGCTCACGGTCGTGATCAACAGCTGGAACCGCATCGCGGTCAGCAGCCACTACCCGGTCGCCCCGTGA
- a CDS encoding iron-containing redox enzyme family protein — protein MSPSAVRTATSADLQDRGPLSAALVRRLTGDEESDHFAQAEAAIARTDDVVRDDDIQLALFLLFASSYGALPQIDPAREWDPELIATRRLLEDAFERALRASVPQPPLPEATIDAVGRALFALAEADTGPSLSRYLAKKATTEQAREFFIQRSIYTLHEADPHSWAIPRLHGRAKAALVEIQSDEYGGGRPDRVHATIFAKAMRGAGLDDTYGAYLEHAPAIALASHNMMSMFGINRRLVGAIVGHLAAFEITSSIPNRLYGEGMRRLGFGDDVTDYFDEHVEADAVHEQIAARDLAGSLTEDRPELLSDIMFGASACLTVDGWAAGHMLDAWERGESSLRTDDPR, from the coding sequence GTGAGCCCGAGTGCCGTCCGCACCGCGACATCCGCAGACCTGCAGGACCGAGGTCCGCTGAGCGCTGCGCTCGTTCGCCGCCTCACCGGCGACGAGGAGTCCGACCACTTCGCGCAGGCCGAGGCAGCGATCGCTCGAACCGACGACGTCGTGCGCGATGACGACATCCAGCTCGCGCTCTTCCTGCTGTTCGCCTCGTCGTACGGCGCGCTCCCGCAGATCGATCCCGCGCGCGAATGGGACCCGGAACTGATCGCGACGCGGCGGCTTCTGGAAGACGCCTTCGAGCGCGCCCTGCGGGCATCCGTGCCGCAGCCGCCCCTCCCCGAGGCCACGATCGACGCGGTCGGTCGCGCGCTGTTCGCGCTGGCGGAGGCTGACACCGGGCCCAGCCTGTCGCGGTATCTCGCGAAGAAGGCGACGACGGAGCAGGCGCGCGAGTTCTTCATCCAGCGCTCGATCTACACGCTGCACGAGGCCGACCCGCACTCCTGGGCGATCCCTCGGCTGCATGGCCGCGCCAAGGCCGCGCTCGTCGAGATCCAGTCCGACGAATACGGCGGCGGGCGACCCGACCGCGTGCATGCGACGATCTTCGCGAAGGCGATGCGGGGCGCGGGACTCGACGACACCTACGGCGCGTACCTGGAACACGCCCCGGCCATCGCCCTCGCCTCGCACAACATGATGTCGATGTTCGGCATCAACCGCCGCCTGGTGGGCGCGATCGTCGGGCACCTGGCCGCCTTCGAGATCACCTCATCGATCCCCAATCGGCTCTACGGCGAGGGGATGCGGCGGCTGGGGTTCGGCGATGACGTGACCGACTACTTCGACGAGCACGTCGAAGCGGATGCCGTGCACGAGCAGATCGCCGCGCGCGACCTCGCCGGCAGTCTGACCGAGGATCGTCCCGAGCTGCTGTCCGACATCATGTTCGGCGCATCCGCCTGCCTGACCGTCGACGGCTGGGCGGCCGGGCACATGCTCGACGCCTGGGAGCGCGGAGAGTCCTCGCTGCGAACGGACGACCCCCGATGA
- a CDS encoding CDGSH iron-sulfur domain-containing protein, translating into MSAADREATITPYPDGPLVVRGAVELRTSEGDPIEPRRRTVALCRCGLSTIKPFCDGTHKAAGFRTDV; encoded by the coding sequence ATGAGCGCCGCCGACCGGGAGGCCACCATCACGCCCTACCCCGACGGCCCCCTGGTGGTGCGGGGCGCTGTCGAGCTGCGCACGTCGGAGGGCGACCCGATCGAGCCGCGCCGCCGCACGGTCGCCCTCTGCCGGTGCGGACTCTCGACGATCAAGCCGTTCTGTGACGGCACGCACAAGGCGGCCGGCTTCCGCACCGACGTGTGA
- a CDS encoding glycoside hydrolase family 10 protein, with amino-acid sequence MMRRTAAVAAATTALLLIALPSAAGAAPAAEPLTKYVKDAAGGYGYSTQPVYTYPGSGEQVSIPTSLVEENRRFSSAWVGTIGNLNFGKPSNAADFDAKYSAVLDDFASWNMNAVIFQVRPLLDAYYPSDLNPWSEFLTGTQGADPGYDPLQRMVDATHARGMEFHAWLNPYRVTNTKMTAPATLAALGLTAAEVKALSIPEYIAALNAAGVLADDNFAVQHPDWVLSFDEKLFLDPGQPDVPAYVAASVAEIVENYDVDAIHFDDYFYPYRITVDGQNVFFGEQGEDRATFEDFGLTAGYPDTAAGVESWRRDNITGLITQVGDAVDAHNQSAGTAVQLGISPFGIWEHKALDPAGSNTPTGSSQSYSHAIFADTRGWVQDELIDYLVPQIYWSFDQAAAPYGELAQWWSDVAADSHTQVYVGHALYKHVNNGGFDPAWMNPEEVPNQIRFNQTLDGIDGSVLFSYNDMKPSALTALPADQQPKHQAKNTAIDLLKSEAFAYPTLVPAKPWLSDGSVAAPVSPTVSDGTLTWTAGDAQEARQYAIYRGTGTPAEIISAPGSLVDTVWAGGDATLRFTLPADTGSTARAGADTWVVTALDAAAVESAPVAATDAPVDPTDPTTPGTPTNPGTPVDPASPADPDDSSQSGGVAVRDDLASTGGAAPIPALIAAGALLTAGAVVAGAAAFRRRRLQ; translated from the coding sequence ATGATGAGACGAACTGCGGCCGTCGCCGCTGCCACCACTGCCCTGCTCCTGATAGCGCTCCCCAGTGCCGCGGGGGCCGCTCCCGCAGCGGAACCGCTGACCAAATACGTGAAGGATGCCGCGGGCGGCTACGGCTACAGCACCCAACCGGTCTACACATACCCGGGATCTGGCGAGCAGGTCTCGATCCCGACGTCGCTCGTGGAGGAGAATCGCCGCTTCTCGAGCGCGTGGGTCGGCACGATCGGCAACCTGAACTTCGGAAAGCCGAGCAACGCCGCGGACTTCGACGCCAAGTACTCGGCTGTGCTCGACGACTTCGCCTCCTGGAACATGAACGCGGTCATCTTCCAGGTGCGCCCCCTGCTCGATGCCTACTACCCGTCGGACCTCAACCCGTGGTCGGAGTTCCTCACCGGCACGCAGGGCGCTGACCCCGGCTACGATCCGCTGCAGAGGATGGTGGACGCGACGCACGCACGCGGCATGGAGTTCCACGCCTGGCTCAACCCCTACCGGGTCACCAACACCAAGATGACCGCGCCCGCGACCCTCGCCGCGCTCGGGCTCACCGCTGCCGAGGTGAAGGCACTCTCGATCCCCGAGTACATCGCCGCTCTCAACGCCGCAGGCGTCCTCGCCGACGACAACTTCGCCGTGCAGCACCCGGACTGGGTGCTGTCGTTCGACGAGAAGCTCTTCCTCGACCCCGGTCAGCCCGACGTCCCCGCGTACGTCGCGGCATCCGTCGCGGAGATCGTCGAGAACTACGATGTCGATGCGATCCATTTCGACGACTACTTCTACCCCTACCGGATAACGGTGGACGGGCAGAACGTGTTCTTCGGAGAACAGGGAGAGGACCGTGCGACGTTCGAGGACTTCGGCCTCACCGCCGGCTACCCCGACACCGCTGCGGGCGTCGAGTCCTGGCGACGCGACAACATCACCGGGCTCATCACCCAGGTCGGCGACGCGGTCGACGCGCACAACCAGTCGGCAGGCACTGCGGTGCAGTTGGGCATCAGTCCCTTCGGCATCTGGGAGCACAAAGCGCTCGACCCGGCCGGTTCGAACACACCCACGGGCTCATCGCAGAGCTACAGCCACGCGATCTTCGCCGACACCCGCGGCTGGGTGCAGGACGAGCTCATCGACTATCTCGTGCCGCAGATCTACTGGAGCTTCGATCAGGCCGCCGCGCCGTACGGCGAGCTCGCACAGTGGTGGAGCGACGTCGCCGCCGACAGCCACACGCAGGTGTACGTCGGGCATGCTCTCTACAAGCACGTCAACAACGGTGGCTTCGATCCCGCGTGGATGAACCCCGAGGAAGTGCCGAACCAGATCCGCTTCAACCAGACTCTCGACGGCATCGACGGCAGCGTCCTGTTCAGCTACAACGACATGAAGCCCAGCGCCCTGACCGCACTGCCCGCAGACCAGCAGCCGAAGCATCAGGCGAAGAACACCGCGATCGATCTCCTCAAGAGCGAAGCCTTCGCGTACCCGACGCTCGTCCCCGCGAAGCCGTGGCTGTCTGATGGCAGCGTCGCTGCACCGGTCTCTCCGACCGTGTCCGACGGCACGCTCACCTGGACCGCCGGCGACGCGCAGGAAGCACGGCAGTATGCGATCTACCGGGGCACCGGCACCCCTGCGGAGATCATCTCGGCACCGGGCTCTCTCGTGGACACGGTGTGGGCCGGCGGCGACGCGACCCTCCGCTTCACTCTGCCCGCCGACACGGGATCCACGGCACGTGCCGGTGCCGACACGTGGGTCGTGACGGCACTCGATGCCGCCGCCGTCGAGAGCGCACCGGTGGCCGCCACCGACGCGCCCGTCGACCCCACGGATCCGACCACCCCGGGCACGCCGACGAATCCTGGCACGCCCGTCGACCCCGCGTCACCGGCCGACCCGGACGACTCTTCGCAGTCCGGCGGGGTGGCGGTGCGCGACGACCTCGCCTCCACCGGAGGCGCGGCGCCCATCCCCGCTCTGATCGCGGCAGGTGCCTTGCTCACGGCTGGCGCGGTCGTTGCGGGAGCCGCCGCGTTCCGCCGCCGCCGGCTTCAGTAG
- a CDS encoding response regulator transcription factor has protein sequence MRILVVDDEVRLADGVRRGLEAEGFAVDVAHNGIDGLWRARETRYDAIVLDLMMPGMSGWKVCEALRAEENWTPVLMLTAKDGEWDQVEALETGADDYVTKPFSFAILVARIRALVRRGAVARPTILEAGDLRLDPAAHRVWRGETPVPLTAREFAVLEYLIRHRGQVLSKRALIEGVWDDDFDGDPNIVEVYVGHLRRKLDKPFGRGAIETIRGAGYRLAADGG, from the coding sequence ATGCGGATCCTGGTGGTGGACGACGAGGTGCGTCTGGCGGACGGTGTCCGGCGTGGACTCGAGGCCGAAGGCTTCGCGGTCGACGTCGCGCACAACGGCATCGACGGGCTCTGGCGCGCCCGCGAGACCCGCTACGACGCGATCGTGCTCGACCTCATGATGCCGGGGATGAGCGGATGGAAGGTGTGCGAGGCCTTGCGCGCCGAGGAGAACTGGACACCGGTGCTCATGCTCACCGCGAAAGACGGCGAGTGGGATCAGGTCGAGGCGCTCGAGACCGGCGCAGACGACTACGTCACGAAGCCGTTCTCGTTCGCGATCCTCGTCGCCCGCATCCGCGCCCTGGTACGACGCGGTGCCGTCGCCCGCCCCACGATCCTGGAAGCGGGCGACCTGCGGCTCGATCCGGCCGCGCATCGTGTGTGGCGCGGTGAGACACCCGTGCCGCTGACCGCACGCGAGTTCGCGGTGCTCGAGTACCTGATCCGCCATCGCGGCCAGGTGCTGTCGAAGCGTGCGTTGATCGAGGGCGTCTGGGATGACGACTTCGACGGCGACCCGAACATCGTCGAGGTCTACGTCGGGCATCTGCGCCGCAAGCTCGACAAGCCGTTCGGCCGTGGGGCGATCGAGACGATCCGTGGTGCGGGATACCGGCTGGCGGCCGACGGTGGCTGA